In Pungitius pungitius unplaced genomic scaffold, fPunPun2.1 scaffold_86, whole genome shotgun sequence, the sequence aaaggcttgcaatatttcagttgatttgtaatgaatccagaatgcatgacatttttggttttttttaattgcattacagaaaataaagaactttatcacaatattctaattttctgagacagtcctgtatatatttttttaaaaagagaaaaaattgACTCGCTCCTTGACTATCGTATGTTACATTAACGTCAAACTCGCACCGCAGTGACAGCAGATTGGCTCACAGAGGTTGTGTCAAAATGTGGTTTAGCTGAAagagtgaaccccccccccccccctccaccactccccctcctcctgtcagCTGATTGGTTTGGATGCCTTGAGGTTTCGTTACAACCCCTGACctgatattttttgtgtaaCCACGGTGATAATTatgcagtattttttttctatctcaTATACATAGAGCAAACGTGACAATAGAACgtgtattaaaaaaagaggaaatagcTCCAAAAGATGTAGTTTATTGTGCTCCTCTTAAAGCAAAAGGAATACAGTGACAAGGCTTGCAAtatcaaaaaacaacatttattgtCCAGCGTATCAGGCAGCTCATGGAGATAAAGAAAGTATGTCATTTGTTTAGAAAGGCCAATCTGTAAAGGAGAGTTTTAACGAGGGGTTTTATGTCAGCTGACCTGATGAGGAAGTGGAAATCTGCACTACAGCAATCAAATTATGCTCAAtttgtacagttttttttcttgagaATCTTCTTGATCCAGGGAAGGTACTTTGATATGTTTGTATAAACGTTGGGTACATTTGGGTAATCACAGTTGTTCTCCATGTTGTAAGACACGACACCAACCGCCCTCCCATTGCACACCAGAGGGCCACCAGAATCaccctgtgaggaggaggaggaagcgctTCGGTTTCATTCAATTCCACAAGGCCAGAAACCAGTGACACCACATTTTTGGAACGAATGGACAGAAAACGTACCTGACAGAATCCTTCTTTTGTAGGGTAGCCGCCTGCACAGATGACATTGGCAGGAAGGTTTTGTTGGATTTTAGCCCATCGCTTCCTGCAGTCCTCCCGGTTCACGACGGGCACGTCAACCACGTTCAGCCGATCAACAACTGCACCCCCGGTTTTTGTAAAACCCCATCCGGCTACAGTGCATTTATCTTTTATCTTCATCTCAGCTTTGGGAAGTTGAATCAGGTTGAGTCTTTTATCCAGTCGAGCTTTCCTCGAcagctggagacacacagagagacaaggtGACATTTCCTAACCAGCAAGGCCCAATTTACTGCACACATCTTGTCCTCCTTCACaatggaaatgaaaaataagaattAGTGGAAGATGGGCTGCTCTcttatggggcgccgtttgtaaaacgttgcacgttctaaaatcctgtgcagttttggtacatttagcattatcataggaagaaaaaaaagcaggacaatattcacatgtcactttttcaaacatttaaagacaaaatcatgtaaatacatgcaacaacgtTTTGTTGTATAAATATTTCATCTAAAggttaaatgtaaattttatatatcaatgttaaatgtaaatgttatatgttatatatatatatataaatgttgaatgtaaatgtcatatataaatgttaaatctaaatctaaatgttgagtttaaatgtcagacatggggactgaacattacaatatttacggtaaacTGGGCAAcgttttacaaacggcgccccatatgcTCTTAGTACTGACGTCAGtgctttttattattgattCAACTTTACCGTTACTTACTTTGAGGAGCATGATGTCATCCCCTTTTGCAACGTTCTCATAAGATGGATGCCTGCACCTGAGTTTTATGTCGTACCGGTTGACTTTCTTAACCATCTGCTCCTGGAGATTGTGGGTTCCAAGAACGACGCCGGTGGGTTCTCTGTGCAGTGGTGGTGTGACGGAAACACGTTTCGTAGAAAGTTGTAACATCATGTTCTTTGTATTTCTGATTGGTGAAAGAGGAAAGTTGAACTCACCCACAGTGCGCTGCGGTGACCACAAAGCTTTGATCGATGAGGAATCCTCCACATGCGTGACTTCCGTTGACTTGCACTGAGGCCATGTACAGAAATTCCTTTTCCGGAGCCTGTCCCCCGTTTATGATTTCACTCCCGAGTGCTGAAACGACAAGAGGGAACGACAGGACGTGTCAATGCTGAGATTGGTGGTCAGAGACCAACGAGCAGACGGGCCGCTCTTACCCTGAAGTCCGAGGCACGCCAGGAGACAACAAAGCAGGAACCTGCGAGGAGCATGCATGGTGCTGGTGATGCTCTGCATGGTGCTGGTGATGCTCTCCATGGTGCTGGTGATGCTCGACACGGCGCCGCCGAGGTGTCCCCGCTTTTATACCACGGCTGGCCCGGAGAGACTCTCTAACCCACATCCTGTGTGCACCCGTAAAACTGCTACACCTCACACTGAGGTTAGTAAAGAAATGAACTATTGCCGTTCTTACGGTAAATCGACAGCGTGTGGTTGAGCAGCCTGATGGACATTGACACAGGATGCGGTTTGGCGTGGGACCAGTTCAGTTTGATGTCAATTGATGTTCTCTGTAGCCCCCTTTGAACGAGGCCTCCGTGCAAAGCGTCAGGCCGTGAAGCAAACTTtgcacagtggaaaaaaaataagagaatTTACAAACAGCTTCAAGCACCATTAAGTAACTGGCCCCCGCTTTGCCAAATCCAGATTACTATAGGCCTCTGCGTACTGTGTCCATGGCGCTTTAAGCCTCTGTCACCTCTGTGCTTTCATCGTTTCTGAGAGTTCTTAAACTTTCTTCTCCCACCGTCTTGCAGCCACTTGATTGCTGGCGACCTTTAGTTTGATGAAGTCTGTCGCGCTGTGACCTTCGGGCTGTTTCTTGTCAGACATGATGTTGCACCACGAAACTGAATGAGTCACAGAAACCGCAGCTGTAGGTCTGTACTGTATATTCTCACAGTCACTAGTGTGCAGCTCTGCAAAGTCACGTCCTCTCTGACTGACAGCTAGACGTCTGGCGGTGACGTCTGTGTTTTAAAGTCCAACAAAACGTGTGAATCAGACATTCGTGTGTAATGATTCCCATCCATCCAGAACCTACGAGAAGTGCTGAAGCATGCAGA encodes:
- the LOC119217153 gene encoding mast cell protease 1A-like, which produces MESITSTMQSITSTMHAPRRFLLCCLLACLGLQALGSEIINGGQAPEKEFLYMASVQVNGSHACGGFLIDQSFVVTAAHCGEPTGVVLGTHNLQEQMVKKVNRYDIKLRCRHPSYENVAKGDDIMLLKLSRKARLDKRLNLIQLPKAEMKIKDKCTVAGWGFTKTGGAVVDRLNVVDVPVVNREDCRKRWAKIQQNLPANVICAGGYPTKEGFCQGDSGGPLVCNGRAVGVVSYNMENNCDYPNVPNVYTNISKYLPWIKKILKKKNCTN